GTGGCTGCTGGCGCTCGCGAAGCTCGAAATGCAGAGCGAGGGGCGCCCGAACTAGCCGCGCACCGCTGCCGCCCCAATTGCCAGGACGGGTCTGACGCTCGCACCTCCGGCGGCTAGCGGCGCGACCGAATGCGCTCAGAATGCGGGGCGTGACCCTCGAGCAACTCCACGCGCTGCTCGCCTCGATCAGCGACGCCCGGCCGGGCGCTGCGGTCCACATCTATGAGATTCGGCCCGGCTGGTTCTTCCTCTCCGCCCGCAGCCGCTCTCTCGCGGCGCGACAGGTGCGCGCACTGACCGCGCTGCGTGCGCTCGGCTGGCCCACGTTCGTCGCGGGCGATCTCGACGATCCGCGCGAGGCGCAGCTGCCCGGCGCGTGGGTCGAATTCTGGCCGCACACGTGGCTCGTGCCGCCGGAGCCGGCCGCGGAAGCGCTGCTCGCGCGCTGGCTGCACGTCGGCGGTTATCGGCTCTATCTCGCGCACGAGCCGGTGAACGCGAGCGCGCTGCCGGATCTCTTCCGTGCCCCGCCACGCGAGTGCGTCGACGCGTGCTCCGGCATCGGCGTCGTGGCGCTGCTCGACTCGTTCTTGGACGACCGCGAGTGGCGTGTTCTCGTGCAGCGGATCGCGCGCGCGGAGTCGCTAGCGGCGTGACAGCCAGCCCGGGTGATGCTCTCAGCGCGTCAGCTTCTCGTACGCGCGGTAGTGCCTCAGCGCCTCCTGCTTCTTCCCCGCGGCTTCGAGCAGGCCCGCGAGATTCCAGTGCGCGTCGGCGAAGCTCGGGTCGAGCGCGATGGCGTGCTCGTAGTGGTGCATCGCAGCCGCGGCGCCGCGCGTGTCTTCGAGCGCGAGCGCGAGGTTGTAGTGAACCTCGGCATCGCGCGGATCGAGCGCGAGCGCGCGCTCGTAGAGAGCGGCGGCCTCCTTCGCGCGCCCGGCTTCGTGCAGGAGGCGCGCGAGATTGACCGCGGCATCGGCGAAGCTCGCGTCGCGCGCGAGCGCGCGCCGGTAGCAGCGAATCGCGGCGGCGGGGTCGCACGACTCCTCGTGCGCGAGCGCCTCGTCGAAGGCAATGCGAGCGAGCGATCGCGCGTCGGGTGCGGGCTCGCGGGCGGCTTCTTCGCGCGCGGCGGCACGCGCGCGACCGGCGCGCAGCGGTTCGCGTGCGTCCGCGCGCTCGGTCGCGATGCGGCTCCCGATCACGCGCGCGGCGTCGCTCGCGAGCTCGCTCGCGCTGAACTCGAGCAGCAGCTGCCCGCTCTCGGGCTCGAAGCGCGCCCCGCCGCGCTGCACGACGACGCGCTTCCCATCCGCCGCGATGCGCAGGCCTGATAACTCGCTCGACTCGCCGAGCTCGCGGGCGAGCGCGCGGAGCGCACGCTTCACGCGCGCGGCGGGAACCCGCGCGTCGTGCAGGCTCTTCGCAGCGCGCAGCACCACGAGATCCTGGAAGCGGAACGCGAGCGCGCGCCCGCGGCGCCCGGGTGCGCACCAGCCCGCGCGCACGAACGCGCGCACGCGCGCCTCGGACACGCCGAGCACGCGCGCGACCTCGGCGGTTGTGAGCGACGCGGGAGGCATGCGGGCAGTGTCGCGCGCGATGAGGCGCGCTCAAGCGCACTCAGCCCCGCGCGCGCTTCGCGTCCGCGCTCTTGCCCTTTGCGCGCGCCGGCTTGCGCACGCGCTCGGCGGCGGCATCGGGCGTCACCTTCGCTTGCCCCGCACCGCCGCGCTTCTCTTCGAGGCTCTTCTTCAACGCCGCGACGAGGTCGATGATCTGCTCGCGCTGCTCGGCGCGCGGAGCGGACACGACCTCTTCGCCCGCGACCTTCCGGTCGATGGCCGAGAGCAACTCGCGCCGATACTCGTCCTCGTACTTCTCAGGCTGGAAGCGCTCGCTCGCGAGCTGTTCGATCAGCTGCTGCGCGAGATCGAGCTCGCCCTTCTTCAGCTCCACCTCGTCGCCGAACTCGATCTCGTCGAATTTCGCGACTTCGTCGGCGTAGTAGAGGCCCTGCAGCACGAGCCCGCGGCCGAGCGGCCGGACGAGCACGAGCTGCTCGCGGCCGCGCACGTGGTGTCGGCCGATCGCGACCTTTCCCATCGTGAGCATCGCCTCGTTGAGCAGGCGATAGGCCTTGGCGCCGCCCTTGTCCGGGCCGAGCAGCTGCGCCTTCTCGTAGTAGAGCGCGTCGACGCGCTCCATCGGAATGAACTCTTCGATCTCGATCGTGCGGTCGCTCTTGCGCTCGAGCGCCTTCAGCTCCTCGTCGCTCATCACGACGTACTGGTCCTTCGCGTACTCGTAGCCCTTGACGCGGTCGGCGCTCTCGACCGGCTCGCCACACGTCGCGCACACGTACTGCTGCTTGAGCCGCGACTTGTCCTTCGCGTGCAGCATGTTGAACGAGACGCTCTTGCTGCGGTTCGCGGTGTAGACCTTCACCGGAATCGAGACGAGGCCGAACGAGATCGTGGCCGAGGAGTTCGCGCGAGCGGGCATCGAGGAGGACCTGCCTGACAAACGGGGGAGGATTCGTTTGGCGCGGAAGGTCCGCACCCTACCATGCGAAGAATCGACGTTCGAGACGACTTCCTTGATGCCGTGACACTTTTCGGTGTCGAAGATTCGACACCGCGCGAGTGCGAGCCTGAGAGACCTCAAGCACTACAGGGCGAAACGCGATCCGAGTCGCACGCCCGAGCCGTTCGGCGCGGAGGCGTCGCCGCGAGCGCTCGCGCCCGGCGCGCCGCGCCGCTTCGTGGTGCAGCAGCACGCGGCGAGAAGCCTGCACTGGGACCTGCGGCTCGAGATCGAGGGGGTGCTCGTGAGCTTCGCGGTGCCGCGGGGCCCGAGCCTCGATCCGCAGCAAAAGCGCCTCGCGGTGCAGACCGAGGATCACCCCCTCGAGTACGCCGACTTCGAGGGCGTGATTCCGGCCTGCAACTACGGCGCGGGCGCGATGATCGTGTGGGACTCCGGCACGTATCGGAGCGTCGATGGCGTCGCGCCCGCCGATGGTCTCGCGAAGGGCAAGCTCGACCTCGCGCTCGAGGGGCACAAGCTGCGCGGGCGCTTCGCGCTCGTGCGCACGGGGGGCAAGGCGAAGCCCGGCCGCGAGTGGCTGTTGTTCACGAAGGAGCGCGGCTTCGAGGCGCCGGACATCGTGGAGCGCGCGCCCGAGTCGGTGTTCTCGGGCCTCGCGGTGCGCGAGCTTGCGGCCGGCATCACGCGCGATGCCGAGGTGAGCGCGCTCGCGGAGGCTGCGGGTGCGAAGCGCGCGAGCGTCGACGCCGCGAGACTACGGCCGATGCTCGCGAGCACGGGCGAGCGTGCGTTCTCGCGCGAGGGCTGGCTGTTCGAGCTGAAGTACGACGGCGTGCGAGCGATCGCCGAGGCGGGCGTCTCTCGCGCGCGACTCTTCGCGCGCACCGGCGGCGAGCGCACGCACCTCTACCCCGAGCTCACGGCGGCGCTGGCGCATCTGCCGGTGCGCGAAGTGGTGCTCGACGGCGAGATCGTCGCCCTCGACGAGCGCGGCCGCGCGAGCTTCGAGCGAATCCAGCGCCGCTTCACGCAGGCGACCGCTGCGGACGCCGAGTTGTTACGGCGCGAAGTGCCCGTCGTGTACTACGCGTTCGACTGCCTCGCGACGGACGGCTTCGACCTGCGCAAGCTCCCGCTCGAAAAGCGCAAGCAGATTCTCGCCGCGCTGATTCCTCCGCGCGGACCGCTGCGGCTCGCCGATCACGTTGCGGGCGATGGCGTCGCGCTCTTCGACGCGGTGCGCGCGCACGGGATGGAGGGCGTGATCGCGAAGCAGGCGAGCTCCACGTACGAAGCCGGCGAACGCTCGAAGCGCTGGATCAAGCTGAAGGTGCCGCGCGCGGACTGCTTCGTGGTCGTGGGCGTCTCGCCGGGGCAGGGCTCACGCAAGCAGCTCGGCTCGCTGATGCTCGCGGGCTGGCGCGATGGAAAGCTCGCCTACGTGGGCAACGCGGGTTCGGGACTCACGGCGCGCCAGCTCGAGGTGTTGTTGCCCGAGCTGGAGAAGAGGCGCCGCGCGAAGCCCGCGTGCGTGGGCTTGCCTGAGCTGCTGCCGCGCGGCACGTGGTTCGTCGCGCCCGAGCTGGTCGCGGAGGTTCGCTTCAGCGAAGCCACGAGCGCGGGCATGCTGCGGCATCCCGTGTTCCTCGCGCTGCGCGACGACATCGCGCCCGCCGCGTGCAGCGCTCCCGCGCTCGCGGCGAGCGAGCCCGCAGCCGTGGCGGCGCCCCAACAACTGCGCGAGGCGGAGTTCAAGCCGACGCGCCTCGACAAGGTGTTCTGGCCAGTCGAGGGCTACACGAAGGGCGACCTGCTCGCG
The window above is part of the Deltaproteobacteria bacterium genome. Proteins encoded here:
- the ligD gene encoding DNA ligase D; protein product: MSKIRHRASASLRDLKHYRAKRDPSRTPEPFGAEASPRALAPGAPRRFVVQQHAARSLHWDLRLEIEGVLVSFAVPRGPSLDPQQKRLAVQTEDHPLEYADFEGVIPACNYGAGAMIVWDSGTYRSVDGVAPADGLAKGKLDLALEGHKLRGRFALVRTGGKAKPGREWLLFTKERGFEAPDIVERAPESVFSGLAVRELAAGITRDAEVSALAEAAGAKRASVDAARLRPMLASTGERAFSREGWLFELKYDGVRAIAEAGVSRARLFARTGGERTHLYPELTAALAHLPVREVVLDGEIVALDERGRASFERIQRRFTQATAADAELLRREVPVVYYAFDCLATDGFDLRKLPLEKRKQILAALIPPRGPLRLADHVAGDGVALFDAVRAHGMEGVIAKQASSTYEAGERSKRWIKLKVPRADCFVVVGVSPGQGSRKQLGSLMLAGWRDGKLAYVGNAGSGLTARQLEVLLPELEKRRRAKPACVGLPELLPRGTWFVAPELVAEVRFSEATSAGMLRHPVFLALRDDIAPAACSAPALAASEPAAVAAPQQLREAEFKPTRLDKVFWPVEGYTKGDLLAYYERVWPWLAPYLRDRPVVLTRYPDGIEGKSFYQKNAPEFTPDWARRETIDGTDYFVCNDLRTLLYVINSGAIPLHVWSARLTNIERPDWLILDLDPKEAPFAHVIEIARLLHALFREIGVAHFVKTSGQAGMHVLLPLAQRLTHDEAKNVAEAVARVVVAERPDIATVTRPVAARGDKVYVDFLQNGRGKLIAAPLSVRPRPKAPVSMPLSWAPVNARLDPARWNIASAEPRLAKHGDPLAGVLGAGIDPEALLAGLIQHLGRSAEKT
- a CDS encoding Ku protein; protein product: MPARANSSATISFGLVSIPVKVYTANRSKSVSFNMLHAKDKSRLKQQYVCATCGEPVESADRVKGYEYAKDQYVVMSDEELKALERKSDRTIEIEEFIPMERVDALYYEKAQLLGPDKGGAKAYRLLNEAMLTMGKVAIGRHHVRGREQLVLVRPLGRGLVLQGLYYADEVAKFDEIEFGDEVELKKGELDLAQQLIEQLASERFQPEKYEDEYRRELLSAIDRKVAGEEVVSAPRAEQREQIIDLVAALKKSLEEKRGGAGQAKVTPDAAAERVRKPARAKGKSADAKRARG
- a CDS encoding tetratricopeptide repeat protein; this translates as MPPASLTTAEVARVLGVSEARVRAFVRAGWCAPGRRGRALAFRFQDLVVLRAAKSLHDARVPAARVKRALRALARELGESSELSGLRIAADGKRVVVQRGGARFEPESGQLLLEFSASELASDAARVIGSRIATERADAREPLRAGRARAAAREEAAREPAPDARSLARIAFDEALAHEESCDPAAAIRCYRRALARDASFADAAVNLARLLHEAGRAKEAAALYERALALDPRDAEVHYNLALALEDTRGAAAAMHHYEHAIALDPSFADAHWNLAGLLEAAGKKQEALRHYRAYEKLTR